In Oryza brachyantha chromosome 1, ObraRS2, whole genome shotgun sequence, the following are encoded in one genomic region:
- the LOC102721322 gene encoding putative calcium-binding protein CML19: MAAATAEFRRVFTAFDRDADGKISAAELRLCMKAALGEDMSAEEAEALVSSADADGDGLLDEEEFTRLVQLGMDEEERCRGLREAFRMYEMEGEERITPVSLKRMLSKLGSHQDIEECQAMICRFDLNGDGVISFEEFKIMMEA; this comes from the coding sequence ATGGCGGCCGCGACAGCTGAGTTCAGGCGCGTGTTCACAGCGTTCGaccgcgacgccgacggcaagatctcggcggcggagctccggCTGTGCATGAAGGCCGCGCTCGGCGAGGACATGTccgcggaggaggccgaggcgcTCGTCTCGTCGGcggacgccgacggcgacgggctgCTGGACGAGGAGGAGTTCACGAGGCTGGTGCAGCTTGGAatggacgaggaggagaggtgCAGGGGGCTGAGGGAGGCGTTCAGGATGTACGAGATGGAAGGGGAGGAACGCATCACTCCGGTGAGCCTGAAAAGGATGCTGAGCAAGCTCGGCTCGCATCAGGACATCGAGGAGTGCCAGGCCATGATCTGCAGGTTTGACCTCAATGGAGATGGAGTCATCAGCTTTGAGGAGTTCAAGATCATGATGGAAGCGTAG
- the LOC102712046 gene encoding putative calcium-binding protein CML23 translates to MLPQVSSVFASFDQDGDGKVSATELRLCAKAALGENMSDDADEVQALMASADTDGDGLLDEEEFARLVREMEVDDEEDDGDDKCRCLREAFGMYEMEGRGCITPLSLKLMLSKLGMRLDIAECQSMMCRFDMNGDGVLTFDEFKTMMMARCSDET, encoded by the coding sequence ATGCTGCCTCAGGTGAGTTCAGTCTTCGCATCGTTCGAccaggacggcgacggcaaggtCTCCGCCACCGAGCTGCGGCTCTGCGCGAAGGCGGCGCTAGGCGAGAACATGTCCGACGACGCGGACGAAGTCCAGGCGCTCATGGCGTCGGCGgacaccgacggcgacgggctgCTGGACGAAGAGGAGTTCGCGAGGCTGGTGAGAGAAATGGAGGTGGATGAtgaggaagacgacggcgacgacaagTGCAGGTGCCTGAGGGAGGCGTTCGGGATGTACGAGATGGAAGGGAGAGGGTGCATCACGCCGTTGAGCCTGAAGCTGATGCTGAGCAAGCTGGGCATGCGCCTGGACATTGCGGAGTGTCAGTCCATGATGTGCAGGTTCGACATGAACGGTGATGGGGTTCTTACCTTCGACGAGTTCAAGACCATGATGATGGCCCGATGCTCCGATGAGACATAG